Below is a genomic region from Microbacterium esteraromaticum.
TCGGACGCGAGTCGAGGTCGAGGAACGGGATGCCCGTGGCGATCGCCCCCGACGAGACCAGGATGATCTCGGCGCCGCGACGGTGCGCCGTCGACAGCGCCTGCACGATCATCGGGATGCGCCACGAGGACTCGCCGCTGATCGACGACGAGCCGACCTTCACGACGATCCGGCTCGCGGCGGCGAGCTCGGCCCGCGTGTGCGCGGTCACTCCTCGTCCTCGCGGGAGGCGAGGCGCTTCTCCTCGAGCTCAGCGCGGGCCGCAGCCCTGGCATCCATCATCTCGTGGTACTGCTCGCGACGCTCTGCGGTGGTGCGTCGGTTCGAGCCGCCGATGCGGATGTCGGTGCCTCGCGGCGAGCTCATGAGCTCGGCGGTGGAGGCGATCGAGGGCTCCCAGTCGAAGACGACGCTGTTGTCTCCTGTGCCGATCATGACGGTGGCCCCGGCGACCGCGCCGGCCTTGAACAGGGCCTCTTCGACACCGAGACGCTCGAGGCGGTCGCCGAGGTACCCGACGGCCTCCTCGTTCTGGAAGTCGGTCTGCTGCACCCACCGCACCGGCTTCTCTCCGAGCACGCGATAGATGTTGCCGTAGGTGCCGCCCTCGACGCGGATCGTGAACTCCTCCTTGGCCCCCTTCGGCCGGATCACCACGCGCTCACGCGGGACCTCGACGGCCGCTTCGGCGCGGTGCTGGTCGACGAGCTCTGCAAGGGCGAAGCTCAGCGGACGCAGTCCTTCGCGGGCGACCGTCGAGATCTCGAACACACGGAATCCGCGGGCCTCGATCTCGGGGCGCACCATCTCGGCGAGCTCACGCGCCTCGGGCACATCGACCTTGTTCAGCGCGACCAGCTGAGGACGCTCGAGAAGAGGCGTCTGCCCCTCTGGCACCTCGTACGCAGCCAGCTCGGCGAGGATGACGTCGAGGTCGGAGAGCGGGTCGCGGCCGGGCTCGAGGGTGGCGCAGTCCAGCACGTGCAGCAGGGCGCTGCAGCGCTCGACGTGACGGAGGAACTCAAGGCCGAGGCCCTTGCCCTCACTCGCGCCCTCGATGAGGCCGGGCACGTCGGCGACGGTGTAACGGCTGTCACCGGCCTGCACGACGCCGAGGTTCGGGTGCAGCGTCGTGAACGGGTAGTCGGCGATCTTCGGCCTGGCCGCCGACAGCGCGGCGATGAGGCTCGACTTGCCTGCGGAGGGATAGCCGACGAGGGCCACGTCTGCGACGGTCTTGAGCTCGAGCACGACCGAGCCCTCGTAACCCGGGGTCCCGAGAAGGGCGAAGCCCGGGGCCTTGCGCTTCGGAGATGCGAGCGCGGCGTTGCCGAGGCCGCCTCGACCGCCCTCGGCCACCACGTACTTCTCACCCGGCGTGATCATGTCGTGCAGCACGTCTCCGTCGACGCTCTTCACGACCGTGCCGACAGGAACGGGCAGCTCGAGCGACTCTCCGTCGTAGCCCGAGCGGTGGTCTCCCATGCCGAACCCGCCGTTGCCGCCCGTGCGATGCGGCGAGTGGTGGTACGACAGCAGCGTCGTCACCTGCGGGTCGGCGACGAGGATGATGTCGCCTCCGTCTCCCCCGTTGCCGCCGTCCGGACCGCCGAGCGGCTTGAACTTCTCACGACGGACCGAGACGCAGCCGTTGCCGCCCTTTCCGGCGCGAAGGTGCAGCGTGACGGTGTCGACGAACGTGACCATGTGCCGTGCTCCTCCGGGTTGTGCTGGGATACGAGGACGGGGCGAGCCGAAGCCCGCCCCGTCCAGGAAGTCTGCTGCTCTTACTGAGCGGCTGCGACGATGTTGACGACCTTGCGGCCGCCCTTGGTGCCGAACTCGACTGCGCCGGCCTCGAGAGCGAACAGCGTGTCGTCGCCGCCACGGCCGACGCCTGCGCCGGGGTGGAAGTGCGTGCCGCGCTGGCGGACGAGGATCTCGCCGGCGTTGACGGTCTGACCGCCGAAGCGCTTCACGCCGAGTCGCTGTGCGTTGGAGTCACGACCGTTGCGGGTCGAGCTCGCGCCCTTCTTATGTGCCATGTCTGAGCCTCTTCCGTGCTTACTTGATGCCGGTGATCTTGACGCGCGTGAGCTCCTGACGGTGGCCCTGGCGCTTCTTGTAGCCGGTCTTGTTCTTGTACTTCTGGATGACGATCTTCGGTCCGCGGAGGTTGCCGAGAACCTCAGCCGTGACCTTGACCTTCGCCAGCTTGTCGGCGTCGGTGGTCACAGAGGCACCGTCGACGAGAAGCACGGCGGGAAGCTCGATGTTCTCGCCCTGGGCAGCCTGAACACGGTCGAGCTGAACGATCGTGCCGACCTCGACCTTCTCCTGCCGGCCACCGGCGCGCACTACTGCGTAAACCACTTCATACCTGTTTCGTTGGGGAGCGGATCGCTCCGGGAATCTCACGGGAAGACTGTTGCTTGCGTACATCGCCCGGGGCGACGGGTGCGGACGCAAGACTTATCCTGCGACCGGAAGAGCCGTCAGGGGTCTCGCACCAAAGGACAACTTTACCGGATCATCGCCGATGCCGCAAAGCGAGGCCGCGGGTGTGTCCCCGTCCTAAGATCACGGCATGACCCTTCTCGTCGACGATGCCATCTGGCCTGCGCACGGCAGGCTGTGGGCGCATCTGGTCAGCGATTCGGACCTGGCCGAGCTGCACGCCTTCGCCGCGCAGCAGGGCATCCCTCCCCGCGCCTTCGACCGCGACCACTACGACGTGCCGGAGGAGTCGCTGCCGAGGCTCCTCGCCGCCGGCGCGGTGCACGTGGGCGGCAAGGAGCTCACCAGACGACTGATCCGCTCAGGACTCCGGGTTCGAGCCCGCGACCGGCGCTGACGCGTCGGTCGACGAGGCGTTCGGGGTGAGCATGGCGGTGGTGACCCGACGCCGGTTGCGGCCCTGACCCGGCGCCTTCGGCTCGGGAAGCGCATCGAGCACCGAGTCGAGCAGCTGCTCGGTCTCGGTCTTCGGACCCTTGCGCTCGCCCCCGCGCTTCTTGCGCTTCTTCGGACGCTCGCTCTGCACGGGCGCCTCGGCGGCGGCGTGCTGCTCGGCGGCCGGCTGATCCTGCACGGGATCGCCGTTGGCGACGATGGTGGAGGCGGCGATGGCGGCCAGGGCCGACTTCGCTCCCTCGGTGATGCTGTGCGTGCCGCCGTTCGCGGACGTCGGCTGAGCGGGCGCCGCTGCGGAGGACTGCTGCTGCGACGAGCCGCCCCGCGAGCGCCGACTCTGGCCGCCGCCGTTGGAGCCGCCGCCGCTGCTGCTGCGGTGCTTGACCACGGGGTCGTGGTGCACGATCACGCCGCGGCCGGCGCAGACGTCGCACGCCTCGCTGAACGTCTCGAGCAGACCGAGACCGAGCTTCTTGCGGGTCATCTGCACGAGACCGAGCGAGGTCACCTCGGCGACCTGGTGCTTCGTGCGGTCACGGCTCAGGCACTCCACCAGGCGGCGCAGCACGAGGTCGCGGTTGGACTCGAGCACCATGTCGATGAAGTCGACGACGATGATGCCGCCGATGTCGCGCAGGCGCAGCTGACGGACGATCTCCTCAGCGGCCTCGAGGTTGTTCTTGGTGACCGTCTCCTCGAGGTTTCCGCCCGAGCCGACGAACTTGCCGGTGTTGACGTCGACGACCGTCATCGCCTCGGTGCGGTCGATCACCAGCGAGCCACCCGACGGCAGCCAGACCTTGCGGTCGAGAGCCTTCTCGATCTGCTCGGTGATGCGGTACGCATCGAAGGGGTCGACGTCGTCGGTGTAGGTCTCGACGCGCTCGAGAAGGTCGGGGGCGACGCTCTCGAGGTAGGCGCGGATGGTGCGCTGCGCGTCATCGCCCTGGATGGTCATGCGGGTGAAGTCCTCGTTGAAGACGTCGCGCACGATCTTCACCAGCAGGTCGGGCTCGGCGTGCAGCAGCGCAGGGGCCTGCTGCGTCTGGACCTGCTTCTGGATGTGCTCCCACTGCGAGGTGAGCCGCTGCACGTCGCGCGTCAGCTGCTCTTCGGTGGCGCCCTCAGCCGCGGTGCGGACGATGACGCCCGACGACTCGGGCAGCACCTCCTTGAGGATGCGCTTGAGACGGGCGCGCTCGTTGTCGGGCAGCTTGCGCGAGATCCCGTTCATCGACCCGCCCGGCACGTACACCAGGTAGCGGCCGGGAAGCGAGATCTGGCTGGTCAGACGCGCGCCCTTGTGGCCGACGGGGTCCTTCGTGACCTGCACGAGAACACGGTCTCCTGCTTTGAGCGCGAGCTCGATGCGACGCGGCTGGTTGCCGATCTCCACACCGTCCCAGTCGACCTCTCCCGAGTACAGCACGGCGTTGCGACCGCGGCCGATGTCGACGAAGGCGGCCTCCATGCTGGGCAGCACGTTCTGCACGCGGCCGAGGTAGACATTGCCGATCAGCGACGCGTCCTGATTGCGGGCGACGTAGTGCTCGACGAGCACATCGTCTTCGAGCACGCCGATCTGCGTGCGGCCGTTCTTGGCGCGGACGACCATCATGCGATCGACCGACTCGCGGCGGGCGAGGAACTCCGCCTCGGTCACCACCGGACGACGGCGGCCCGCGTCACGGCCGTCGCGACGGCGCTGCTTCTTGGCCTCGAGACGGGTGGAGCCCTTGATCGCCTTCGGCTCGGTGATGTACTCCACCTGGCGCTGGCGCTGACGCGGCTCGTCGCGGCCCTCGTCCCCCTCGCCTCGCCTGCGGTTTCGGCCACGGCGGAACGCGCTGCCCCGGTCGTCGCCCTCATCGTCGTCGCGGCTGCCGCGTGCGGGCAGCGGCACGATCTCCGGTGCGTAGAAGTGCAGCTGCGTGGAGACCTTCGAGACGAAGACCTCAGGCAGCAGGCCGAGGCTCACAGCCGTCAGCGGCTCGGGAGCCTCAGGCTCGGCAGGAGCCTCAGGCTCGGCGGTCGGCTCGCCCGCGAGGCTCTCGGATGCCGACGCAGCGGGCTGCGCGACGGGAGCCGCCTCGTCAGCCGCGGGCTCGTCAGCGGCCGACGCCTCAGCGGCGGGCTCGTCTGCGGCGGGGGTCCCGTCGACAGCGGCCTCGTCGATGGCGGGCTGCTCGTCCGCAGCGGGCTGCTGCGGGGCATCCGGCTCCGAGGCGACGG
It encodes:
- a CDS encoding DUF4031 domain-containing protein: MTLLVDDAIWPAHGRLWAHLVSDSDLAELHAFAAQQGIPPRAFDRDHYDVPEESLPRLLAAGAVHVGGKELTRRLIRSGLRVRARDRR
- the obgE gene encoding GTPase ObgE yields the protein MVTFVDTVTLHLRAGKGGNGCVSVRREKFKPLGGPDGGNGGDGGDIILVADPQVTTLLSYHHSPHRTGGNGGFGMGDHRSGYDGESLELPVPVGTVVKSVDGDVLHDMITPGEKYVVAEGGRGGLGNAALASPKRKAPGFALLGTPGYEGSVVLELKTVADVALVGYPSAGKSSLIAALSAARPKIADYPFTTLHPNLGVVQAGDSRYTVADVPGLIEGASEGKGLGLEFLRHVERCSALLHVLDCATLEPGRDPLSDLDVILAELAAYEVPEGQTPLLERPQLVALNKVDVPEARELAEMVRPEIEARGFRVFEISTVAREGLRPLSFALAELVDQHRAEAAVEVPRERVVIRPKGAKEEFTIRVEGGTYGNIYRVLGEKPVRWVQQTDFQNEEAVGYLGDRLERLGVEEALFKAGAVAGATVMIGTGDNSVVFDWEPSIASTAELMSSPRGTDIRIGGSNRRTTAERREQYHEMMDARAAARAELEEKRLASREDEE
- the rplU gene encoding 50S ribosomal protein L21, whose amino-acid sequence is MVYAVVRAGGRQEKVEVGTIVQLDRVQAAQGENIELPAVLLVDGASVTTDADKLAKVKVTAEVLGNLRGPKIVIQKYKNKTGYKKRQGHRQELTRVKITGIK
- the rpmA gene encoding 50S ribosomal protein L27, which encodes MAHKKGASSTRNGRDSNAQRLGVKRFGGQTVNAGEILVRQRGTHFHPGAGVGRGGDDTLFALEAGAVEFGTKGGRKVVNIVAAAQ
- a CDS encoding Rne/Rng family ribonuclease, whose protein sequence is MADENDDKNTPTLDESPAQPVAEDAPAAETAATVASEPDAPQQPAADEQPAIDEAAVDGTPAADEPAAEASAADEPAADEAAPVAQPAASASESLAGEPTAEPEAPAEPEAPEPLTAVSLGLLPEVFVSKVSTQLHFYAPEIVPLPARGSRDDDEGDDRGSAFRRGRNRRRGEGDEGRDEPRQRQRQVEYITEPKAIKGSTRLEAKKQRRRDGRDAGRRRPVVTEAEFLARRESVDRMMVVRAKNGRTQIGVLEDDVLVEHYVARNQDASLIGNVYLGRVQNVLPSMEAAFVDIGRGRNAVLYSGEVDWDGVEIGNQPRRIELALKAGDRVLVQVTKDPVGHKGARLTSQISLPGRYLVYVPGGSMNGISRKLPDNERARLKRILKEVLPESSGVIVRTAAEGATEEQLTRDVQRLTSQWEHIQKQVQTQQAPALLHAEPDLLVKIVRDVFNEDFTRMTIQGDDAQRTIRAYLESVAPDLLERVETYTDDVDPFDAYRITEQIEKALDRKVWLPSGGSLVIDRTEAMTVVDVNTGKFVGSGGNLEETVTKNNLEAAEEIVRQLRLRDIGGIIVVDFIDMVLESNRDLVLRRLVECLSRDRTKHQVAEVTSLGLVQMTRKKLGLGLLETFSEACDVCAGRGVIVHHDPVVKHRSSSGGGSNGGGQSRRSRGGSSQQQSSAAAPAQPTSANGGTHSITEGAKSALAAIAASTIVANGDPVQDQPAAEQHAAAEAPVQSERPKKRKKRGGERKGPKTETEQLLDSVLDALPEPKAPGQGRNRRRVTTAMLTPNASSTDASAPVAGSNPES